A window from Nycticebus coucang isolate mNycCou1 chromosome X, mNycCou1.pri, whole genome shotgun sequence encodes these proteins:
- the RAB33A gene encoding ras-related protein Rab-33A, with translation MAQPILGDGSLQPASAAGLASLELHSSLDQYVQIRIFKIIVIGDSNVGKTCLTFRFCGGSFPDKTEATIGVDFREKTVEIEGEKIKVQVWDTAGQERFRKSMVEHYYRNVHAVVFVYDVTKMTSFTNLKMWIQECNGHAVPPLVPKVLVGNKCDLREQIQVPSNLALKFADAHNMLLFETSAKDPKESQNVESIFMCLACRLKTQKSLLYRDTERQQGKVQKLEFPQEANSKASCPC, from the exons ATGGCGCAGCCCATCCTGGGCGATGGGAGCCTACAGCCCGCCTCAGCCGCTGGCCTGGCATCCCTGGAGCTCCACTCGTCCCTAGACCAGTATGTGCAGATTCGCATCTTCAAAATCATCGTGATTGGGGACTCCAACGTGGGGAAGACCTGCCTGACCTTTCGCTTTTGCGGAGGTTCCTTCCCAGACAAGACTGAAGCCACCATCGGCGTGGACTTCAGGGAGAAGACCGTGGAAATCGAGGGCGAGAAGATCAAG GTTCAGGTGTGGGACACAGCAGGTCAGGAACGCTTCCGCAAAAGCATGGTCGAGCATTACTACCGCAATGTGCATGCTGTGGTCTTTGTCTATGACGTCACCAAGATGACATCCTTTACCAACCTCAAAATGTGGATTCAAGAATGCAATGGGCATGCTGTGCCTCCACTAGTTCCGAAAGTGCTTGTGGGCAACAAGTGTGACTTGAGGGAACAGATCCAGGTGCCCTCCAACTTAGCCCTGAAATTTGCTGATGCCCACAACATGCTCTTGTTTGAAACATCAGCCAAGGACCCCAAAGAGAGCCAGAATGTGGAGTCAATTTTCATGTGCCTGGCTTGCCGATTGAAGACCCAGAAATCCCTGTTGTACCGTGATACTGAGAGGCAGCAGGGGAAGGTGCAGAAACTGGAGTTCCCACAGGAAGCTAACAGTAAAGCTTCCTGTCCTTGTTGA